The Pyrus communis chromosome 5, drPyrComm1.1, whole genome shotgun sequence region GGTATGAAGAGATGTAACCACGTACTATTTTCTTTTAGGGGAAGAGGAAAGTCCCCTTCCACAAGATAAAGGTTAAGAGGGAAATCATGGCAGCACAAATAAGACGAGCTCCACTTTGTATGAGAGAGAAAGGGGCATACCTGCTCTAGGATACAACCCTTGCGGAGGACAATTAAACATTCCAGTGCCTTTGAATAATTATCCCCTTCATAAGAGTCCTCTACTAAGTcgtgtattttgtttttcatatcTTTAATTGCTTTACCAACCCATTTTGGGCTATCTCTACGACTGATCATAGCTTCAAAATCCTGGACAGGAGTAGCGTCCCCAATTTTCTCAACCTTATTAGGTCCATCGGTAATGCTAAGATGATCCTCTACCTCCTTTGACCCAGATGGTTTATCTCGCAAAAATCGCCTACTTGATTTCTTCAGCTGCAAACCAGTTACACATAAAACTTGATTTCTGTGGTAGGATtgccaaaaatatataaactgaCTGGATGATAATGAGTAATGACCTTTGGGTTCTCTTTGAGCTCAAAACGGCTATGAAAGACATCAATAATAGACTTGTTTTGAGAAACAAGCTCTTTATCAGGTTCAGTAATCGTCCTAAGAGTTTCATCAAGTGGAGGTACAACTGCATCTGGTTGCCTTGACTTCAACTCAAGGTGACGATAAAAGCGCtgaaaaaaaaggacaaaatctGCAATGGTTTTCATCTGAAAAACCATAAGGTATAACAAGGGAAATAACACCAGGAAGCCCGAAATCAGTGTGAAGAAGAGTCATGCAAGGGACTAATCAAGCAAAATAGTAGTCATGACTCTATTGGTCATAGTTTCCAGCCGTTGTGGCCGGTGCTCGTTTGCGTGCGCTTGACACATTATCATCTTTAAACAATTTCTCTTTTAGAAATAATACTGTATAGCCCCTAAAGCtcttcaaaaatttccacaaagggAAAGGAGCACCTGAAATAGACAAAATTGCATTACGAAGTACCTCAAGGACAGGATTTGGGGTTAAGCTAGGCAGCAGAGCCTCCTCTTTGCCAGGTGGTGCAAGGTCAAGCATCTTGACAAGGTCATCTGCAGCCTCTTGCTGTTGTTCACTTGGTTGCCACGATTCTGGGAAGTTACTGAAAGATGGGAATTGAAACTCCCTAACATCCTCAGCAAAAGGGAGTACATTGAAGTAAAATGAATCAGGCTGCCCATAAATACAATTAACCATTCAGAATTACTGGGAAACCATGAAACGAAAAGGTATTTTAAGCAGTCTGAAAATGGATACTGAGACTTGAGACTCACGATATTGTCATTGTCCGAGACATTAGGTGTTAAGACCCCCACAACAACATTTCCTTGTCCTTGTCTCCAAACACAGCGCAGAATTGCCACCTTATTCATATCTTTCATAGCTCTTGCTAGGGCAGAAACAGCAAGAATGGCCCTTCTATTACCCGGCTCAGGGATGAAAATATTGACATCTTTCATGTAATAATGTCTTTGATTTATGTTTATGCATAGGGCAGGAACcccaaaaaaatggaaaagaaaatatcaaaaatattgTCATTTCAATTGATATTCAAggacaaattaaaacagataaaaaTTTACCGCATTATATTTTTAGCATCAGAAAATCCCAGAAGTTTCACACTCTTTTCTGGCTTGAACTTTACAGCATCCCATTCAGCAGATGATATGGGAATAACTTGAGGGCCATAACGATAACCTTTAATCCTCTGGTCAGGAGGCACAACTTTACTAGGATCTTCAACACTTTTATACTCAAAGTCCACCTTGACTTCATGTGTAGCAAATCTATCTGTTGGAGGCGCTTTCTCAGAATATTTCTTCAGAGTGGGAAACTTCTCTTCCGATGTTTTCTTGTAAACCCATACCTGTTTACCATTAAATGTGTAAACaatacacataaaaaaattctcaaacataTTATAATTTCTTGGAAAAATAAATTCTAAACTTATAATACACCATCCCTCCGGTCTATATGATattaattgaaaaccaacataCAAGAAATATATAATCGGATAACTTAAGACACGCAAGAATCAACATCAAGCTTTAAGATGAGAACAGTTACAATTGTATGTTCATTCAATTCTGTCATCCAGAACATATACTCAAAAAGTACCCATAGTCCCAATGTAACATGTGAAATGAGTCGCTGAAGCTCAACATTCAAATTTTGGTGCTGTCATTTTCATGTGCAATACAGGGTACCCAAGCACAGGCTTACGAGTACCAGCTAGTAGATTGACTCTCATGCCAATGGAACATAACATGCTCCACCACCAGAAACTAGGCCCTTGTGTAGATCAACATATAGGCCTACTTAGGTCTGACTGTTCTGCTGTAGACAGTGGTTCAACAATCCACTTCTAACTCATGCAATTACTTAGGTGTGAAGGTCACAAAACATCATTGGCATGCACAATAGCAGTGTGACAATAATTCTGCACAATGGGATAAAAAGGCTTCATTGAATTACTTTGATAAAACATAAAAGCTCTCACCTTAATCTTCATTTTGGGGCTAAGCTCAAGATCACCCCTGAATATTGTAACTGGAGATATCTTTCGAGTTCTAAGAGCACCTAGCAATGAAGTTGGACTCTCAACATgtaccaactttgcacatgttttCTTTGAAAATATACCCAATAGATTATCATTCTCATCCATTATGTTTTTATCAGCTTCCCCAGTAAGCTTTCCTCTCACAACTATACTTTCCATTCTCATACCATGTTTACTCATGTGACCGGCAATGGTGGTGACTTGTTCTTCTTTAGTACCCTCTTGCGGAAATTTAGTAGGAAATTGTGCATTTGTAAGCAGACAAAGGCGTTTCTTTCCTTTGTATGTTTCTCCATATTTCTTGATCAGCATATCCAACCCAACAATTATGGCATCAAGAACTATCCAGAAAGTCAAGGCACCAGGGACGTGAAAATGATCACATAATTAAGCACTTCCAAACTTTCCATCTCTCAGTAGGCCATTATACAGATTATGCAGTTATACTAAAAGGCATCTCCCTTTAGATTCGAATGAAAATGACAAGAAATTCATCAAACTAAAGAGAGAATGTATCCTGAAAATGTATGCTTTCTGACGGAATATAATTAGTGTGCGAGTATGTAAAAAGTTCTTCACCAAAACTCTTATCGAAAAAATTCAACTAGAGAAAAGAAATTGCAAATGGAAGGAACGTGAAAAAAAGATTATGAGAAAATTATAAATCTTTTAAATCAAAGCAGGACAAAAGTAAGAATGGGAAATTTTTCAGCAGAAGGTTCAGGCCAAGAAGAAATTGCAGCTACTAAAGTTTTCACGCACTAAGGATATTtccaacaaccaaaaaaaactaGAAGTTAAAAGGATACAATCACCCGCATGAGTTCCTCGTGGGAGTTGTTGTAGAGTTTCAACAAGATGCCCATCAACAACTTTGATATTTTGTAAAACCACTACATGCTCGTATCCACCCACTTCCGTTGTCAGTTCGTTTTCAGTGTCTGTGAGATGAAACAGCACCACTAATAAGTAATAGTACTAGAATAGTTACTGTAAAAGCTAAATTTAGAGCCAAATAACAACTAGAGATCACAGAAAAATTAAGCACAATGATGTAATTGCTGCAACTAATTATTTGAAAGCTAAAAGGGTACCTTCGGTTCCGAACAATACAACTCCTACTTCATCATATTTATTGTAAATCAACTGCCAAATACAGAAAATTCGATCAGCTTTGTAACAGCAGCATTACTCTAAATTTCTAAAACCAATTAAAATTAACCATTTACCTTCTTCTCTATTAGCATAGAGCAAACTTTTTCAATCTCCGGAAGAGCTTTGTGCATCGACGGGCTAACATCAATCAACAAAACCATAGCATCCTATCcccaaatacataaaaataaaaactgttaGATTAAAATCTGACAAAAATTACCCAAATTTAAGCATCCTCAAAACCCTAATCCATATGCAGAAAATAACAACTTGGGTATCATATGAAACTGGAAAATTGAGGGTTTTTTCCGAGTTTTGGAGTATAAAAAAGGGACCAAATCAAATGGAaccccaagaagaagaaaaacgaaACGAAAAATGGAATGAGAGATTTGGAGAGTGGAAACAAAGCCAGTAGCTTTTTAGTTGGACAATTTTTCAGAACGAAGAAGAATTGAGGAGGTTTTGTTACCTTGTTTCTAGCCATTGGAGGGGGATTTTGGTAAAGCTTGTCGCAGAAGTcgggtttttttttcaaatggtaGAGGTGGTGTCTTTCTTCTTCCCGCTTTGGGTTTATAAAATGGCCAATTTACTCGATCGTCCCACAAATAATATGTTTATTATAATCAAACCCTTACTCTTTCGCGATCAACTAGGGCTGTCTACATTTTGTACTCTCTAGATTTGCGGTGATTTTCAAAATCGGTCATCAAATTCTATTTTCTCACGTTGTACCATTCTAAAATTGtattaatttacatttttttatctttttgaacCTCTAAAAGCATCTACAAATGTAGAGTCAAAAAGTTCACATTagcaataacaataaaaaagataatATTTGTGTTTTTCAACCGAAATGTCAATTTTTATACGACATGATGTGGATTGACATCAAAAAGGGttactgtcaaatttgacagccacttcaaatttatttttagtgattaataaatgtttttcatcattttttttaacattttttgtttttaaaatactTATTACAATTATGAATGGTAAATAATGtataataaataatagtttaaatttcaCATATCGAGTGAAgaataaaatttaaagaaaaaattaacgTGCCACATAAGCCTTCATAtctaaattttatatttcaaacaCCTCCTTGGAAATGgtccaatcatttttttttttaaacaatcaaTATTAtctagggaactttaacgaaaagctcctggtactgttcactttaacgaaaaactacatttttacattaaaaagtcaatcctggtactatgcactttaccctttatttttgtccttatcgttaaaactcaaagttttcttTTCAAGCTTTTTTTATTAGTTATCCTTATTATCTAACTAAGAGAGAGCGGTTGGGCTTAGTCTCTCAATGGGCTaagaataatgtggttcaaattcgcctttgacacCTCATTTGGAGATGATCCAATCATCTATTAAATTGATAAGTTTTTTGCCAATGTAGTGCAAGTGTGGCTTACACGTTACCACGTGCATAAGGGTCCCAAGCTCACGAAGTTAtcaatttattgaatattatACAATCAATCATACCAAGGGTAGAGATTGATAGAATTTCAGTACCTTAAGATGCAATATGATAATACTGAAAATTCATGACCCATATTAAAAATCACATCAAACATGAAGAGTGTAAAATGTAGTTAACCCTATCAATTACAAGGATTTTTATCCTTGGATCAAAATTTAAGAGTTGTCTCTAAAATGTAAAATACATTATTTGAATCGAATTTAACCAACTAGTCTttgatctagtgatatttatttatattttgttgaatGAGCAAGGAAGATATATAACAATGATGAGTTTGGTACTTAATTGTAGGGAGGCATGGTCTGAATTAAATTGGTTTTACGTCAAAAACTGCAATCAAGACCAAAATGGTCAAAGAAGCTCTAGTGCATCAGTACATACTGTTTTCAAGGACTACAATCTTGCGTCCTTGTCTGATTCATTCTCACAGTTCATCATGAATTGAAGCATGAAAAAGACATACAACACTCCCAGTGAGCTACTAAACATGTTTGTTTGctaaggataaaaaaaaaaaaataatgaaaaaaaaaagactaaggCTTCGTTTGGTATACATAATTAGATTGGAATAGAACGGAAACCATTTTTAAGGTATGTTGCAAGAACAAACTAGAAATTGAGACCAACTTAAGGATAGGAAAATGATTACTCAAAAAACTCATCCCTTCCACTCCTCTCAAAAAATGAGAGAATTAGAAGGAGAAATTATCTTATTCTAATTAAAAGCGAAGACTTGTCATTCTTATCTACCTTCAATATGTCTTGAATTTAGAACGTGATTTACAATCCAATCTTTTATACTAAATGAGCCCTAAGGAAACATGTTTGCATTACATGAAAGAAGAACATTACAAGAGAAACTGCAAGACTTACCTTACATCTCTCAAGGAAATACTTGAAAGTGCAAGTTTGTtcttaatcaaatttaaaagttAAATATTCTGCTTACGTAACATATTTGAAAGTACCAAGTCTGCAATTGCTTGCTCACAATGGGTAGTAGAAAGCAAAAGTGAAAAATTCCTATAGAGATGCGCCATGTGATGTTGAGACCCAAAAGCTAATATGACTTGTATTAGTGATTGACTTAATCACTATTAGTGGGTTAATTAAGTAATAAGTtactattttcattaatttgttaAGAAGGCCATCTGGCAGTTAATGGTTACTTGAGTTGTATAAGGGGTTGCTCACACTAAGGGGGTGGCCAACGGtcattttgaattaaaaatattattacaaaaaaaaaaaatccttgaaGCTCAGCTTCTTTTCCACCATAGCCATTCCTCCATTGTTGCTACTGGTAGGTTTTGAGATAAAGATTTGGTAGTTAAATCCTAACATTGGTATTAGCCAATCGATCCTGGTTTCCCTCTTGCATGCCCCAACACACCAACAATTCCTAACTCTCTGCCATGAATGCTCGTATGAGCCCTATTGAAGCCCTTATTTCCAAATTGCCTCAAACCATTCAGACAACCATTTCAGCTAACAATGCTTCCTTCTTGGCATCTTGGGATCTCCGACTTCAATCTTTTCTTGAACAATTTCGTCACAAGCAGTATTTTTTCGGTGATGGCGACCAAACTTCAAATCTAGTCGTGCAACCACTAAATCCCATTGCCCTACCACACATCCTCACTAATGATACTGACTATCACAACCTAGAAACGCCGCGCCATGCTCGCCGTGATCATTACAATGGTGGTGGTTTCACTCCTCACCCTCAATGGTAGCAGAGGCTAGATTTCCTTCGCTTCAACGAAGGGGATGATTCATTAGCGTGGATCTATAAGGCTAAACAATATTTCTCATACTACTCCAGTCTTGAGCATTAGAAGGTGGTCACTATTTCCTTCCATTTTGACAATGAAGCCTTACAATGGTTCCGTTGGCGAAATTGCTTGCAGACTACCCCTTCTTGGCCAGAGTTTACACGGGCATTTTGCCAAGAATTTGGCCCTACTAAATTTAAGGATAGTATAGAGGCCCTTTTCAAACTTCTCAATCAGTTATTCTAAATGACTCCATTATTTTCATAAGCTTGCTACTAGATATGGTGATGTTGGTCCAGTTATGTTGAAAAGTTGTTTTCTAGGCGGTTTAAAACGAGAATTGAAATACGATGTTAAACTGTTAAGACCTACTACTGTGCATGAGGCCATATCCATTACTCTTCAATTAGATGCTaaattgaatgatttgaagCCTCTTAATGGTAAGCATGTAGCCTTCCACAAACCACAGCTCCAATTATTGCCTCAGTTAGCTGCACCTAGGCCTAAAGTCCTTCCTTACAAGAAGCTCACACCTGAAAAGgttaagagaaagaaagaacggGGAGAGTGTTGGTTTTGTGAAGATAAATGGGTTCGAGGTCACAAATATCCACATAAACAGCTCCTTATGCTTGACATAGTGCAGGAAGATGTAAGTGAGAAAAATGAGCAACTTGATCCAGACCTTGAATTATTATAGATGGAGTAGTAAGGAATCACCTTGTGAGAATCTTGCTAGACTCTAGAGTGATCAACAATTTGAAGAGATAATAGCTAATGGAGGTAAAATCAAGGGCAGTTGTTGTCACAATGAGGTACCCTTGTCACTTAAGGGCTATGATTATGTTACTGATGTGTTCTCTATACCCTTGGGAGGGTGTGACATTTTATTAGGAGTTGAATGCCTATCAACTGTGAGtccaatgcttggggacttccAATTGCTTGCCTTGGAGTTAAAGAAAGGGTCCAATTTATATAAACTACATCACAGTGCTCCTCCTAAACCTCTGGTAAAGAATAAGTTTTACAACAGCTTGATAAGGAAATTTCTGATTCCAATTTGGGTATGATGTTGTACTCATTACCTGAATGTAATATGGAAGCCTCTAATCTAACCAACCATTAGTTATCAGAATTGCAAACAATATTGCGCAAGTTTGAAGACATTTTTTCTGATCTTACTACCTTGCTTCCATCTCAAATTCATGATCATCACATACCATTGCTCCCTGGTTCAAAACCACCTAATATCAGGCCTTATCACTATGGGCCTTTGTAGAAATCTAAGATTGAGAAAGCAGTTCAAGACTTGCCTCAAGCTGGATTTATAAGACTAAGCCACATTCCCTTTTCATTTCTAGTCGTCTTGATTAAAAAGAAAGATAGGTACTTGGAGGATGTGTATAGACTATAGAGAGCTAAATGTTATTACTGTGAAAGACAGATGCTCTATTCCACGTATTGATGACTTGCTTAATGAGTTGTTTGGAGCACGTTATTTCATTAAGTTGGATTTGAGGTCAGGACATCACCAAATCAGGATGCATCCCAGTGACATTGAGAAGACTCTATTCAGAACACATAAGGGCCATTATGATTTCTTATTGATGCCCTTTGGATTCATTAATGCCCCTGTAACCTTCCAGAATCTTATGAATGATCTCTTCAGGCCATTTCTCAAGAATTTCATTTTGGTGTTCTTTGATGACATCTTGGTGTATAGCAAGACTTAGATGGATCACTTGGAGCATTTGAAGCAGACATTTGTAGTGTTAAAGGAGAATCAATTGTttgtcaaaaaacaaaaatgctcCTTGGGTCAAAGTAAAGTGGAGTATTTAGGCCACATTTTATTTAGGGAAAGGGTTGCAACTGACCCATCTAACTTGCAAGTTATACTGTATTGGCATATTCCAAATAATGTGAAACAATTGAGGGGTTTCCTTGGGTTAATTGGGTATTACAAAAAATTTGTACTTGATTATGGAAATATTTGCCAACCATTATACAATCTCACTAAGAAGGATGGCTTTGAATGGTCTCCAATAGCTATTAAGGGTTTTGAAAAGCTCAAGCAAATCATGGCTTCACCACAGGTTTTAGCGTTTCCAGACTTCTCTAAGGTGTTTGAATTAGAATGTGATGCTTCTGGAAATGGTATAGGTACAGTTTTGTAGCAACAAGGAAGATCTGTGGCTTTTACAAGTCAAGCCTTGGGTCCTAGAAACCAAGCACTCTACTTATGAGAGAGAACTCATTGCTATAGTTCATGCCATTAAGAAATGGAAAAATTACTTACAAGGCAGACATTTTATGATCAAAACTGACCACCATAGCCTCAAGTTCTTCTTCCATAATAGGGCCAATACACCATTCCAACAGAAATGGTCTCCAAGTTACTAGGATTCGACTATGAGATCCAAAGGGAGAGACAATGGGGGTAGCTGATGTTTTTTCAAGAGTTTCTGGTTCCAACTGCATGCCTGAAATACCATTGGAAATGTCTTTATCCCAGGTTGAATATAAGGCTATTACTTATCCCTATTTTGGGTGGCTTGATGAGTTAAGAAGAGAAATGGAAAAGGATGATTGgattcaaaataaaatgcaagaggTGATTTCTTCTCAAGCAagcaacaaacacaaacacagtGCAAGTTCTCAGTTGTCAAAGTTCCATATTGATAATAGATTTTTGAAACGTAAGGGTAGAATTGTGCTTATTCCTTCCACTACCTGGAAACTGAAGGTATTAGAAGAACACCATGCTACTCCCACTACTGGCATCAAGGGGTGCTCAAAATTTATCAAAGAGCGAAAAGAAGCTTTTATCGCCCTGGTATGAAACTTGATATCAAGAAATTTGTGTCTGAATGTGTTATCTGTCAACAAAACAAGTATGAGACTATAGCTCCACTTCAACCTCTCCTAATTCCTTAACAAATATGGACCATTGTTAGTATGGACTTTATTGTGGGTTTACCAAATAGCAAGGACAAAACAGTGATCATGGTGGTGATTAACAAGCTTTCTAAGTTTGCTCACTTTGTTGCCTTGTCTCATCCTTATAATGCAACTAGTGTGGCACAACTATTTGTTAACCATGTGTTTAAACTTCATGGAATGCCTACTAATATAGTCAGTGATTGAGACCCAGTGTTTCTCACTTTGTTTTGGAAAGAGTTCTTCAAATTGCAAGGTTCTAAGTTAAGCATGAACTCTGGATATCATCCCCAGAGTGATGGACAAACTGAGGTTCTAAACAGGTGCCTTGAAACTTACCTGCGACGTTTTACATGTTATCAACTTAAGAAATGGGTCAATTAGCTCTCTTGGGCTGAATGGAGTTTTAATACCTCCTATCATACATCAGCTAAACTCACTCCCTTTGAAATTGTCTATGGCATTCCTCCTCCTCTAATTGTTACATATGAGTTAGGCATAACTAAGTTAGAGGTGGTCGAGCAAGCTTTATTGAAGAGAGACAAAATATTGGCAGTCCTAAAATCTAACTTGGAGTGGGCACAAAACAGGATGAAATCTCAGGTTAACAAGCATCAAACTAAAAGAGAGTTCTCAacgctggtttggtattgttgtgctttgaaaaaaaaaactgtttctgctgtgctgtgagaataaggagctgtgaaataaagcagcagagtgtttggtaaacttttttgtaaaagtgcttttaaaaaaaaaaaaaaaaattcagtattATAGTGtctgataaacttttatgtaaaacagatgtgaaaaaagctgggttttgcagctttgtgtttttgactttttttcacccaaaattgtgaaaaaaagatgaagctcaatttttacaaaacataaaaaagccggttttgatagccacttttttcagaatcacctcagtaccaaactagggctCAGTGGGGTATATGGTTTATCTGAGGCTAATTCCTTACCAACTTTAGTCTTTGAATTCACATGTTTTCCATAAACTACATCCACGATTCTATGGTCCATTTGAGGTGTTGGAGACGATTGGAAAGGTGGCATACAAATTGCGACTACCAACAGGCACCAAGATCCatccagtctttcatgtcaGCTGTTTGAAGAAGAAATTGGGTTTACAAATCATTCTCATTGCTACTTTGCCTGAGCAAGTTTTAGATTACTCCCATATCAAGGTTTCAAGGGAAGTATTGCATCGCAGGATGTACAAGAAGGGAGATGTTGCGGGAGTGCAGGTGTTGGTGCACTGGGAAGGGCTTACTCCAGATGACTCTACATGGGAGGATTATGATGACTTCACTGTCAAGTTTCCAGATTTTGTCTTTTAACCTTGAGGACAAGGTGGTTTTTGAAGCGAGGGGTAATGATATGACTTGTATTAGTGATTTACTTAATCATTATTAGTGGGTTAATTAAGTAATTAGTTACTATTTTCAGTAAT contains the following coding sequences:
- the LOC137735089 gene encoding ATP-dependent DNA helicase 2 subunit KU80; this encodes MARNKDAMVLLIDVSPSMHKALPEIEKVCSMLIEKKLIYNKYDEVGVVLFGTEDTENELTTEVGGYEHVVVLQNIKVVDGHLVETLQQLPRGTHAGDFLDAIIVGLDMLIKKYGETYKGKKRLCLLTNAQFPTKFPQEGTKEEQVTTIAGHMSKHGMRMESIVVRGKLTGEADKNIMDENDNLLGIFSKKTCAKLVHVESPTSLLGALRTRKISPVTIFRGDLELSPKMKIKVWVYKKTSEEKFPTLKKYSEKAPPTDRFATHEVKVDFEYKSVEDPSKVVPPDQRIKGYRYGPQVIPISSAEWDAVKFKPEKSVKLLGFSDAKNIMRHYYMKDVNIFIPEPGNRRAILAVSALARAMKDMNKVAILRCVWRQGQGNVVVGVLTPNVSDNDNIPDSFYFNVLPFAEDVREFQFPSFSNFPESWQPSEQQQEAADDLVKMLDLAPPGKEEALLPSLTPNPVLERFYRHLELKSRQPDAVVPPLDETLRTITEPDKELVSQNKSIIDVFHSRFELKENPKLKKSSRRFLRDKPSGSKEVEDHLSITDGPNKVEKIGDATPVQDFEAMISRRDSPKWVGKAIKDMKNKIHDLVEDSYEGDNYSKALECLIVLRKGCILEQEPKEFNDFLRNLCKFCEEKALGSFCGFLASKELTLISKREAIDSEVTDDEAKSFLVKSEPKLEAMIE